Proteins from a single region of Pseudarthrobacter sp. NIBRBAC000502772:
- a CDS encoding sigma-70 family RNA polymerase sigma factor, protein MPLDEDVVAAIYREHGSALRRFVLSASRDPQLAEDVVQETVLRVWQQAPDITGSLRSYLFRTARNIMIDNYRKAQRRPAEVMERELADPAEAVERVDELLNRVLMEEALLRLSTEHRDVLVALHYRRFTVNEAAVQLNIPSGTVKSRAYYAVRALRTILDEMGVER, encoded by the coding sequence ATGCCGCTGGACGAGGACGTGGTGGCTGCGATCTACCGCGAACACGGCTCCGCCCTCCGCCGTTTTGTGCTCAGCGCCTCCCGCGACCCACAGCTGGCAGAGGACGTGGTCCAGGAGACCGTGCTGCGCGTCTGGCAGCAGGCCCCGGACATCACCGGGAGCCTCCGCAGCTACCTGTTCCGTACAGCGCGGAACATCATGATCGACAACTACCGCAAAGCCCAAAGGCGCCCCGCCGAAGTGATGGAACGCGAACTCGCCGATCCCGCCGAGGCCGTGGAACGCGTGGATGAACTCCTGAACCGCGTGCTGATGGAAGAGGCGCTGCTGCGGCTCAGTACCGAACACCGCGATGTCCTCGTCGCCCTCCACTACCGCCGTTTCACCGTCAACGAGGCCGCCGTGCAGCTGAACATCCCCAGCGGAACCGTGAAGTCCCGGGCCTATTACGCCGTTAGGGCGCTGCGGACCATCCTCGATGAGATGGGGGTGGAGCGGTGA
- a CDS encoding HNH endonuclease signature motif containing protein: MDNTAAAEILETIAASALQMAGVLRGAAVDPAASPAATGPADCPSAPGPSAMCGDLARWQAELCLTVLSGTVGMEAMFAAVKVHAASGYDDAAQAVAGRITSPQEQTAQDMGIVAEVACALTVSERTGDALLGEAHRLTTALPLTLAALEAGTISWQHARIMVDESINLNPAAAHVLEAHFLDPDAPNPARGGPAGEMVPSRFRHKARTWRERHHPDSIEKRHTRSAADRRLEYSPDRDGMAWLSAYLPADQASGIWDRATTAARALQGPTESRTLTQLRADRAAAWLLGGQADLIPSPKAQVLVTVPVFALMGLTDEPAMLDGYGPIPPSMARTLVADGADSFHRVLTDARDGAPLEIGRDSYRIPKAMRQWLRLRDGKCPFPGCNNQSLDNEANHLLAWHQGGTTGISNLGQPCPKHHRLKHTTPWKPTTASSTEPPGWISPTGRHYASEHPDWEPPFWPNQIMDQLPHKEPGTALPECHLPADPEPERQWLRRLQEPEPVPYPSVPDFLWLTQQPGAGAAPPAGAGAAPPGPCANTG; this comes from the coding sequence ATGGACAACACGGCAGCGGCAGAGATTCTGGAGACCATCGCGGCCTCTGCTCTGCAGATGGCCGGTGTGCTTCGTGGGGCGGCCGTGGATCCAGCAGCCAGCCCGGCTGCAACTGGTCCGGCTGATTGCCCTTCAGCACCTGGTCCGTCCGCGATGTGTGGGGACCTGGCTCGCTGGCAGGCTGAGCTTTGCCTTACCGTCCTGTCGGGGACCGTGGGGATGGAAGCCATGTTCGCTGCCGTGAAGGTCCATGCCGCCAGCGGTTACGACGACGCCGCCCAGGCCGTCGCGGGCCGTATCACTTCCCCTCAGGAGCAGACCGCCCAGGACATGGGCATCGTGGCCGAGGTCGCCTGCGCCCTGACCGTCAGCGAACGCACGGGTGACGCGCTGCTGGGCGAGGCACACCGCCTGACCACGGCTCTGCCTTTGACCCTCGCCGCCCTGGAGGCAGGGACCATTTCGTGGCAGCACGCCCGGATCATGGTTGACGAGTCCATTAACCTGAATCCCGCTGCCGCGCACGTGTTGGAGGCGCACTTCCTGGACCCGGACGCGCCCAATCCGGCACGGGGTGGCCCGGCCGGAGAAATGGTCCCGTCCCGGTTCCGTCACAAGGCCCGGACCTGGCGCGAACGCCATCACCCGGACAGCATCGAAAAACGCCACACCCGCAGCGCGGCAGACCGGCGGCTTGAGTACTCCCCGGACCGGGACGGCATGGCCTGGCTCTCCGCCTACCTCCCGGCCGATCAGGCCTCCGGGATCTGGGACCGCGCCACCACCGCCGCCCGCGCCCTGCAGGGCCCCACCGAGTCCAGGACCCTCACCCAACTCCGCGCCGACAGAGCCGCGGCCTGGCTTCTGGGCGGGCAGGCCGATCTGATCCCGTCACCCAAGGCCCAAGTCCTCGTGACCGTGCCGGTGTTTGCGCTGATGGGCCTGACCGATGAACCCGCGATGCTCGACGGGTACGGGCCCATCCCGCCGTCCATGGCGCGGACCCTCGTCGCCGACGGCGCCGATTCGTTCCACCGTGTCCTGACCGACGCGCGCGACGGAGCACCACTGGAAATCGGCCGTGACAGCTACCGGATCCCCAAAGCGATGCGCCAATGGCTTAGATTGCGGGACGGGAAGTGCCCGTTCCCCGGCTGCAACAACCAGTCCCTGGACAACGAAGCCAACCACCTCCTCGCCTGGCACCAGGGCGGAACCACCGGGATCAGCAATCTCGGTCAGCCTTGCCCCAAGCACCACCGGCTCAAACACACCACACCCTGGAAACCCACCACGGCGAGTTCCACCGAACCACCCGGCTGGATTTCACCCACAGGCCGCCACTACGCCAGCGAACACCCCGACTGGGAACCACCATTCTGGCCAAACCAGATAATGGACCAACTCCCCCATAAGGAACCTGGCACTGCCCTGCCCGAATGCCATCTACCGGCAGACCCAGAGCCGGAGCGGCAGTGGCTGCGCCGCCTCCAAGAACCAGAGCCCGTACCTTACCCCTCCGTACCCGACTTCCTCTGGCTGACACAGCAGCCTGGGGCCGGTGCGGCACCTCCAGCTGGGGCCGGTGCGGCCCCTCCAGGCCCCTGCGCTAACACCGGCTGA
- a CDS encoding DUF1206 domain-containing protein, whose amino-acid sequence MRRWPEGSAIKRELKDAAGAAEDVTNSRALELLARVGFAVSGLLHFLVGAIAIRLAMGGSGNADFSGAVSELASQPAGPFLLWASFAACASLAVWQASDAVFDYNRLPTKDKVGKKAKAAAQAVVFAGLAATLASFAMGTGSGGDNQQSASDLTVAVMKAPGGVALLVLVGLGMAITGIIYGIRGIKKTFEKHLTMPVSRPARTAVSTLGVTGYVAKGIVLLLTGMLITIATLQAHPGESTGLDGGLRALRDQPFGVYLLAAVGAGLICYGVYMVVRARLAKM is encoded by the coding sequence GTGCGGCGCTGGCCCGAAGGAAGCGCCATCAAAAGAGAACTCAAAGACGCCGCAGGCGCGGCGGAGGACGTCACCAACTCGCGGGCCCTGGAATTGCTGGCGAGGGTCGGTTTCGCGGTAAGCGGCCTATTGCACTTTCTGGTGGGCGCCATCGCAATCCGCCTTGCCATGGGCGGTTCAGGGAATGCTGACTTCAGCGGGGCTGTTTCCGAACTGGCCAGCCAGCCCGCCGGGCCGTTCCTCCTGTGGGCAAGCTTTGCCGCCTGCGCGTCCCTTGCCGTCTGGCAGGCCAGCGACGCCGTCTTCGACTACAACCGACTGCCCACCAAGGACAAAGTCGGTAAGAAGGCCAAAGCGGCAGCGCAGGCCGTGGTGTTTGCCGGGCTCGCCGCGACCCTGGCCAGCTTCGCCATGGGCACGGGGTCCGGAGGCGACAACCAGCAATCGGCGAGCGACCTCACCGTCGCCGTCATGAAGGCCCCCGGCGGCGTAGCACTGCTGGTCCTCGTGGGTCTGGGCATGGCCATCACCGGGATCATCTACGGCATCCGCGGCATCAAGAAGACCTTCGAGAAACACCTCACGATGCCCGTTTCCCGCCCTGCCCGGACGGCCGTCTCCACCTTGGGCGTGACCGGCTACGTCGCCAAAGGCATAGTCCTGCTGCTGACCGGAATGCTCATCACCATCGCCACCCTGCAGGCCCATCCGGGTGAATCCACGGGCCTGGACGGTGGGCTCAGGGCCCTTCGCGACCAGCCCTTCGGCGTTTACCTGCTGGCCGCCGTGGGCGCCGGCCTCATCTGCTACGGCGTGTACATGGTGGTCCGGGCTCGCCTGGCCAAAATGTAG
- a CDS encoding RNA polymerase sigma factor translates to MEEPLVLDTLAEEDIDTFADTAGADPAVLFGAVYRTLSGAVLGYLKARGVDDPEAVTQDVFLAFFPKIGELTGGLQGAKSLVFSIAHARMVDYYRRVERRPDFTPYDPLQDGRSTASAEDHALGHSGGAAALLEGLADEHREVLALRVVADLSIEQVAGIMGKSQGAIKQLQRRALQNLKDQTLRRNQADHE, encoded by the coding sequence ATGGAGGAGCCACTGGTGCTAGACACTTTGGCCGAAGAAGACATAGATACTTTTGCAGACACAGCCGGTGCTGATCCGGCTGTGCTCTTCGGCGCTGTCTATCGAACCTTGTCCGGAGCGGTCCTGGGTTACCTCAAGGCCCGTGGCGTGGATGATCCCGAGGCTGTCACCCAGGATGTGTTCCTGGCGTTTTTCCCCAAGATTGGTGAGCTGACTGGCGGCCTTCAGGGCGCCAAGTCGTTGGTGTTCTCCATCGCCCACGCCCGGATGGTGGATTACTACCGGCGGGTTGAACGCCGGCCGGACTTCACTCCGTACGACCCCCTGCAGGACGGGCGCAGCACGGCGTCCGCGGAGGACCACGCCCTGGGCCACAGCGGCGGCGCGGCTGCCCTGCTTGAAGGCCTCGCCGATGAACACCGCGAGGTGCTGGCACTGCGGGTGGTGGCCGACCTTTCCATCGAACAGGTGGCCGGCATCATGGGCAAGTCCCAGGGTGCCATCAAGCAGCTCCAACGCAGGGCGCTGCAAAACCTCAAGGACCAGACTCTTAGAAGAAACCAGGCAGATCATGAGTGA
- a CDS encoding DUF5655 domain-containing protein, with product MPNTQGPRKSAKTWQTMVDSNKALLLRKTGHDVGYWAEQARSAGLRNDAELCHWMRDEHGVTGYAQYAVSWELFGYPEFMLRDADELIDGQYINHPELRPIADALLAWAAATEGVEIQMRKGYVSLHSPRRKFAQVTRTTNTAVDVALRLDTLRLDAAAGGRLEALKARADDPFDRRVRLTSVDQVDEELLEILARALDQNT from the coding sequence ATGCCCAACACCCAGGGACCCCGGAAATCGGCCAAGACCTGGCAGACCATGGTGGACAGCAACAAAGCCCTGCTCCTTCGAAAGACGGGGCACGACGTCGGGTACTGGGCCGAGCAGGCACGCTCCGCAGGCTTGAGGAACGACGCCGAGCTATGCCACTGGATGCGCGACGAGCACGGCGTCACAGGCTATGCGCAGTACGCCGTCTCGTGGGAGCTGTTCGGCTACCCGGAATTTATGCTGCGCGACGCCGACGAGCTCATCGACGGCCAGTACATCAACCACCCGGAGCTGCGGCCCATCGCCGACGCGCTCCTGGCGTGGGCGGCGGCCACCGAGGGCGTGGAGATCCAGATGCGGAAGGGCTACGTCTCGCTCCACAGCCCACGACGGAAGTTCGCCCAGGTCACCCGGACCACCAACACCGCCGTGGACGTCGCGCTGCGCCTGGACACACTCCGCCTCGACGCAGCCGCCGGAGGGCGTTTGGAAGCCCTGAAGGCCCGGGCCGATGATCCCTTCGACCGCCGCGTCCGGCTCACGTCTGTGGACCAGGTAGATGAGGAATTGCTGGAAATCCTCGCCAGGGCGCTGGACCAGAACACCTAA
- a CDS encoding DEAD/DEAH box helicase, producing the protein MPSQPDESAALAIQTPAINDRSLAAGLAYAMGSRVSGMSFDAATGLMLGKVRGGADVPYSTTAKLVRKSGGWSCTVGVCSCPVRKDCKHVAALLFAAEDNPAIRVQLLAPAEVSRLSRQPANLDLADWEQALSPLISQPGITQSISGIPLALQFEIEEPAPHFSYTGRRDPLRSVRQLKARPVIMGAKGKWIRGDVSWNTLSYLNFRRECNEAHIEWMQAFLAAHTAAANRVHNSSALWLGLNTFAGKNMWSLLTDAKKIGLALVHSRGTEPVRLAESPAAVGLNLSRYGSPVGGDAAAPGATHDDGGLELAPTITVEGEDVDPASVGTIGRPAHGIFLTTGGEALPGVSADNVITLAPLENGLSEELLTFVTAGSTLHIPAKDETRFLTGFYPKLKQAARVTATDESVALPALALPTLSLLANYGADHRVRLHWEWHYKSGTLVTAQPLWRHPGDHGYRDDTAEARILEGIGQPWNVVPAMGESATGGWGTPRLSASAELGGLDTLAFTEDVLPELRNAPDVSVDTAGDIADYREAEEAPVVSISTKATEQRDWFDLGIQISLEGQPVSFAAVFSALAAGQTKMLLPSGAYFSLDLPELHQLRALIEEARSLQDNKDAPLQISRFQAGLWDELAQLGIVDEQAAAWREAVGGLLEGGINGLPLPPSLNAELRPYQLEGYNWLSFLYRHSLGGILADDMGLGKTVQTLALMCAAKEQAAELAAAGTASATTDGAPAHVAAPGVPAPDGVTPFLVVAPTSVVGNWAAEAARFAPGLTVRIVSETFAKNSQDAAVELAGADIVITSYALFRIDYDSYASKTWAGLVLDEAQFVKNHQSKAYQCARKLPAAFKLAITGTPLENNLMEFWALTSIVAPGLFSSPKRFAEYYQKPVEKNGDKGQLDKLRRRVRPLMMRRTKDQVIQDLPPKQEQILEVVLNPRHQKVYQTHLQRERQKILGLIEDVNKNRFTIFQSLTLLRQLSLDASLVDPSLSGVRSSKLDVLFEQLEDLVAEGHRALIFSQFTGFLGKVRERLVEEKIEFCYLDGGTRNRTDVVNEFKNGSAPVFLISLKAGGFGLNLTEADYVFLLDPWWNPASEAQAVDRTHRIGQARNVMVYRLVAKDTIEEKVMALKARKSQLFADVMEGDALSSGSITAEDLAGLFKD; encoded by the coding sequence ATGCCATCCCAACCGGACGAGAGTGCGGCACTGGCAATACAGACCCCCGCCATTAACGACCGCTCCCTCGCGGCCGGGTTGGCGTATGCCATGGGAAGCCGGGTTTCCGGAATGTCGTTCGACGCCGCCACCGGGCTGATGCTGGGCAAGGTCCGGGGAGGTGCCGACGTCCCGTACTCCACCACGGCCAAGCTGGTGCGGAAATCGGGCGGCTGGAGCTGCACCGTGGGTGTCTGCAGCTGCCCCGTCCGCAAGGACTGCAAGCACGTGGCCGCGCTGCTGTTCGCCGCCGAGGACAACCCGGCCATCCGCGTCCAGCTCCTGGCCCCCGCTGAAGTGTCCCGGCTTTCCCGCCAACCCGCCAACCTGGACCTGGCCGACTGGGAGCAGGCCCTCAGCCCGCTCATTTCGCAGCCGGGCATCACGCAGTCCATCAGCGGCATCCCGCTGGCCCTCCAGTTCGAGATCGAGGAACCGGCGCCGCACTTCTCCTACACAGGCCGCCGCGACCCGCTCCGCAGCGTCCGCCAGCTCAAGGCCCGGCCCGTGATCATGGGCGCCAAGGGCAAGTGGATCCGCGGCGACGTCTCCTGGAACACGCTGAGCTACCTGAACTTCCGCCGCGAATGCAACGAGGCTCACATCGAGTGGATGCAGGCGTTCCTGGCCGCCCACACCGCCGCCGCCAACCGGGTTCATAACTCCTCCGCGCTGTGGCTGGGCCTGAACACGTTCGCCGGGAAGAACATGTGGAGCCTGCTCACCGACGCCAAAAAGATCGGCCTCGCCCTGGTGCACAGCCGCGGCACCGAGCCGGTGCGGCTCGCGGAGTCCCCCGCCGCCGTCGGGCTTAATTTGAGCCGTTACGGCTCGCCCGTGGGTGGGGACGCAGCGGCTCCCGGCGCAACGCACGACGACGGCGGGCTGGAGCTCGCGCCCACCATCACCGTTGAGGGGGAAGACGTTGATCCGGCGTCGGTGGGGACCATTGGCCGCCCCGCGCACGGCATTTTCCTGACCACGGGCGGGGAGGCGCTGCCCGGTGTTTCCGCGGACAACGTGATCACGCTGGCCCCGCTGGAAAACGGGCTGAGCGAGGAACTGCTGACGTTCGTCACGGCCGGCAGCACCCTGCACATTCCGGCGAAGGATGAGACGCGCTTCCTCACCGGCTTCTACCCGAAGCTCAAGCAGGCTGCCCGGGTCACGGCGACGGATGAGTCGGTGGCGCTGCCCGCCCTGGCCCTCCCCACCCTTTCCCTGCTGGCCAACTACGGCGCGGACCACCGGGTCCGGCTGCATTGGGAATGGCACTACAAGTCCGGAACCCTGGTCACGGCCCAACCGCTGTGGCGGCACCCCGGCGACCACGGCTACCGCGACGACACCGCCGAGGCCCGCATCCTGGAGGGCATCGGCCAGCCGTGGAACGTTGTTCCGGCCATGGGCGAATCGGCCACCGGCGGCTGGGGCACGCCCCGCCTGTCCGCGTCCGCCGAACTGGGCGGCCTGGACACCCTGGCCTTCACCGAGGACGTCCTGCCCGAGCTCCGGAACGCGCCGGACGTATCAGTGGACACTGCCGGGGACATCGCCGACTACCGCGAGGCCGAGGAAGCTCCGGTCGTTTCCATCTCCACCAAGGCCACCGAACAGCGCGACTGGTTCGATCTTGGCATCCAGATTTCTTTGGAGGGGCAGCCGGTTTCTTTTGCCGCCGTATTCTCCGCACTGGCCGCGGGCCAAACCAAGATGCTCCTGCCCAGCGGCGCCTACTTCTCGCTGGACCTGCCGGAACTGCACCAGCTGCGCGCCCTCATCGAGGAGGCCCGCTCGCTGCAGGACAACAAGGACGCCCCGCTGCAGATCAGCCGTTTCCAGGCCGGGCTCTGGGACGAGCTCGCGCAGCTTGGCATTGTCGATGAGCAGGCCGCCGCCTGGCGTGAGGCCGTGGGCGGGCTGCTCGAAGGCGGGATCAACGGGCTGCCGCTGCCTCCCTCGCTCAATGCCGAGCTGCGGCCCTACCAGCTGGAGGGCTACAACTGGCTCAGCTTCCTGTACCGGCACAGCCTCGGCGGGATCCTCGCCGACGACATGGGCCTCGGCAAGACCGTCCAGACGCTCGCCCTGATGTGCGCCGCGAAGGAGCAGGCTGCTGAGCTTGCGGCGGCTGGCACGGCTTCGGCGACAACAGACGGTGCGCCGGCTCACGTCGCAGCGCCCGGCGTTCCGGCGCCCGACGGCGTGACTCCCTTTTTGGTGGTGGCCCCCACCAGCGTCGTGGGCAACTGGGCGGCGGAAGCCGCACGCTTCGCTCCCGGCCTCACGGTCCGTATCGTGAGCGAAACCTTTGCCAAAAACAGCCAGGACGCGGCCGTTGAACTCGCCGGCGCGGACATCGTGATCACGTCCTACGCGCTGTTCCGGATCGACTACGACTCCTACGCCTCCAAAACCTGGGCCGGGCTGGTGCTCGATGAGGCCCAGTTTGTGAAGAACCACCAGTCCAAGGCCTACCAGTGCGCCCGGAAGCTGCCCGCGGCGTTCAAGCTGGCCATCACCGGCACCCCGCTGGAGAACAACCTCATGGAGTTCTGGGCGCTGACGTCCATCGTGGCGCCGGGCCTGTTCTCCAGTCCCAAACGGTTCGCCGAGTACTACCAAAAGCCTGTGGAAAAGAACGGCGACAAGGGGCAGTTGGACAAGCTCCGCCGTCGCGTCCGTCCGCTGATGATGCGCCGCACCAAGGACCAGGTCATCCAGGACCTGCCGCCCAAGCAGGAGCAGATCCTTGAGGTGGTGCTGAACCCGCGCCACCAGAAGGTCTACCAGACACACCTGCAGCGCGAGCGGCAGAAGATCCTGGGCCTGATCGAGGACGTGAACAAGAACCGGTTCACCATCTTCCAGTCACTGACCCTGCTGCGTCAGCTCAGCCTGGACGCGTCGCTGGTCGATCCGTCGCTGTCCGGCGTCCGCTCTTCGAAGCTGGACGTGCTGTTTGAGCAACTGGAGGATCTGGTCGCGGAGGGCCACCGGGCGCTGATCTTCAGCCAGTTCACCGGTTTCCTCGGCAAGGTCCGCGAGCGGCTTGTGGAGGAGAAGATCGAGTTCTGCTATCTCGACGGCGGCACCCGGAACCGTACCGACGTCGTCAATGAATTCAAGAACGGCAGCGCGCCGGTGTTCCTGATTTCGCTGAAGGCCGGCGGCTTTGGCCTGAACCTGACCGAGGCCGACTACGTTTTCCTGTTGGATCCCTGGTGGAACCCCGCGTCCGAGGCGCAGGCCGTGGACCGGACGCACCGGATCGGGCAGGCCCGGAATGTGATGGTCTACCGGCTGGTGGCCAAGGACACGATCGAGGAAAAGGTCATGGCCCTGAAAGCGCGGAAGTCGCAGCTGTTCGCGGATGTGATGGAAGGCGACGCCCTGTCCAGCGGGTCGATTACGGCAGAGGACCTCGCGGGCCTGTTCAAGGACTGA
- a CDS encoding type II toxin-antitoxin system RatA family toxin — protein sequence MPQVRAERLIRLDPETVFSLSQTTGAFRLQWDPFISSQGFLDGATSAGKGVRTRTVSRLGLVMVSEYVSYAPPRNVGMTMVSGPWFFGNFGGGWRFTADDGGTRAVWKYTFSCRPAWLRPVAERLGAWLLGREINMRIEAFARACENPALVAELRALQAP from the coding sequence ATGCCCCAGGTACGCGCCGAACGCCTCATCCGCCTCGATCCGGAGACAGTTTTTTCCCTCTCCCAGACCACGGGTGCGTTCCGGCTCCAGTGGGACCCGTTCATCTCCTCCCAAGGATTCCTGGACGGCGCAACGTCCGCCGGAAAGGGCGTCCGGACACGGACCGTGTCCCGCCTGGGCCTGGTGATGGTGAGCGAGTACGTTTCCTATGCGCCACCCAGGAACGTGGGTATGACCATGGTGTCCGGACCGTGGTTCTTCGGGAATTTCGGCGGCGGCTGGCGTTTCACCGCGGACGACGGCGGCACGCGCGCCGTCTGGAAGTACACCTTTTCGTGCCGCCCGGCCTGGTTGCGGCCGGTGGCGGAGCGGTTGGGCGCCTGGCTCCTGGGCCGTGAGATCAATATGAGGATCGAAGCGTTTGCCCGCGCCTGCGAAAACCCAGCTCTGGTGGCCGAGCTCCGCGCCCTCCAAGCGCCGTAA
- a CDS encoding protein tyrosine phosphatase: protein MSLFTVLATSKIAAGVLAAGTLAVGGTGVAAASGVLPADAQQTAHELLGAPAPKLAADATESASANASGDAAVTGEAAVSDDEVAAEANASAAAGTAVDAAGAAAFGLCTAFTHGGLNEASEGFSSLVIAAEGETNVDAFCADVVAKGAGSADADASGEGSAAVKAERPELPAVPAVPAVPAVPGVDGEPSVPAVPAVPAVPGDVVDVPAVSGH, encoded by the coding sequence ATGTCGTTGTTCACTGTTCTCGCCACCAGCAAAATCGCCGCCGGAGTACTCGCCGCGGGCACCCTGGCCGTCGGTGGAACCGGCGTCGCAGCTGCTTCCGGCGTCCTCCCGGCCGATGCACAGCAGACCGCCCACGAACTGCTCGGCGCCCCCGCCCCCAAGCTGGCCGCTGACGCCACCGAGTCGGCTTCCGCAAACGCTTCCGGCGATGCAGCAGTAACCGGCGAAGCAGCCGTCTCCGACGATGAGGTCGCAGCCGAGGCCAACGCCTCCGCCGCTGCCGGCACCGCAGTGGACGCAGCTGGCGCCGCAGCCTTTGGCCTCTGCACCGCTTTCACCCACGGTGGACTGAACGAAGCCTCCGAGGGTTTCTCCTCGCTGGTCATCGCCGCTGAGGGCGAAACCAACGTTGACGCCTTCTGCGCTGATGTTGTTGCGAAGGGTGCCGGTTCCGCTGACGCCGACGCTTCCGGCGAGGGTTCCGCCGCCGTAAAGGCTGAGCGCCCCGAACTGCCCGCAGTGCCAGCAGTCCCCGCCGTACCGGCAGTTCCGGGTGTCGACGGCGAGCCTTCCGTTCCCGCCGTTCCTGCTGTTCCCGCCGTACCGGGCGACGTTGTAGACGTTCCCGCCGTTTCCGGCCACTAG
- a CDS encoding anti-sigma factor yields the protein MNASELHQLLGAYVLGGLDPADSQRFEAHLKDCADCRTELAELESLPALLDALPVPDAVALTGSARPGVAPEPASSVPRRVLDELATRRRKLRRRWAAVVGAVAAASLALGVAAAPLLSQPPEPDASYSVQSGNGLQFSIDLARKTWGTELAVNGSKLPLDGTLSLWIRDRDGGEDRACAWTATPSGRVKVMGATPVQLASIASLELRDETQHAVAVITVP from the coding sequence GTGAACGCCTCTGAGCTGCACCAGTTGCTGGGCGCCTACGTGCTCGGCGGGCTTGACCCCGCGGATTCGCAACGTTTCGAAGCCCACCTCAAGGACTGCGCGGACTGCCGGACCGAACTCGCCGAGCTTGAAAGCCTGCCGGCCCTGCTGGATGCGCTTCCCGTCCCGGACGCGGTGGCGCTCACCGGGAGCGCCCGCCCCGGGGTGGCGCCCGAGCCAGCCAGCTCCGTGCCGCGCAGGGTCCTGGATGAACTGGCCACCCGGCGTCGTAAATTACGACGGCGGTGGGCGGCCGTGGTGGGCGCCGTCGCCGCGGCGTCCCTCGCCTTGGGGGTGGCCGCGGCCCCGCTGCTCAGCCAGCCGCCGGAGCCGGACGCCAGCTACTCGGTCCAGTCCGGCAACGGCCTGCAGTTCAGCATCGACCTTGCCCGGAAAACATGGGGCACCGAGCTGGCCGTGAACGGCAGCAAACTGCCGCTGGACGGAACCCTCTCGCTCTGGATCCGGGACCGGGACGGCGGCGAGGACCGGGCATGTGCCTGGACCGCGACGCCGAGCGGGAGGGTGAAGGTCATGGGCGCCACTCCCGTTCAGCTGGCCAGCATCGCCAGCCTGGAACTGCGGGACGAAACCCAGCACGCCGTGGCTGTGATTACGGTGCCGTGA
- a CDS encoding HNH endonuclease family protein, with translation MFTSAVLLKDITINRSAATKALTLFTTLLLAGVLTSALTGCDAAAQAATHAANKVAEAVREAPPSGNSGESSVSPADVATALAQLETIPVKGRAPKTGYTREEFGPAWADVDRNGCDTRNDILARDLDGETFKPGTQNCVVMTGTLADKYTGTTIDFVRGNTTSSAVQIDHLVALSDAWQKGAQQLSAEQRRQLANDPLNLMAADGPTNSAKGDKDAATWLPPNKAFRCEYVARQTAVKANYSLWVTQAERDAMAGILAACS, from the coding sequence GTGTTCACCTCCGCCGTACTCCTAAAGGACATAACGATCAACCGCTCCGCCGCCACCAAAGCACTGACGCTGTTCACCACGCTGCTTCTCGCCGGCGTCCTCACCAGCGCCCTCACCGGTTGTGACGCCGCAGCCCAGGCCGCAACGCACGCCGCAAACAAGGTGGCCGAAGCGGTCAGGGAAGCACCGCCGTCGGGCAACTCCGGCGAATCATCTGTGAGCCCAGCCGACGTGGCAACGGCCCTCGCCCAGCTGGAGACTATCCCGGTGAAGGGGCGCGCACCCAAGACCGGCTACACCCGCGAGGAATTCGGCCCCGCGTGGGCGGACGTCGACCGAAACGGCTGCGATACCCGAAACGACATCCTCGCCAGGGACCTCGACGGCGAGACGTTCAAGCCCGGCACGCAGAACTGCGTCGTTATGACCGGTACACTGGCCGACAAATACACAGGCACAACCATCGACTTTGTCCGTGGCAACACCACCAGCTCCGCCGTCCAGATCGACCACCTGGTTGCCCTCAGCGACGCCTGGCAGAAGGGTGCCCAGCAGCTCAGCGCCGAACAGCGCAGGCAGTTGGCCAACGATCCCCTGAACCTCATGGCTGCCGACGGGCCCACCAACAGCGCCAAGGGCGACAAGGATGCGGCCACCTGGCTCCCGCCCAACAAGGCGTTCCGGTGCGAATACGTAGCCCGCCAGACCGCCGTGAAGGCCAACTACAGCCTGTGGGTCACCCAGGCCGAGCGGGACGCGATGGCAGGTATCCTGGCAGCCTGCAGTTAG